One Numenius arquata chromosome 9, bNumArq3.hap1.1, whole genome shotgun sequence DNA window includes the following coding sequences:
- the DDX1 gene encoding ATP-dependent RNA helicase DDX1 isoform X1 gives MAAFSEMGVMPEIAQAVEEMDWLLPTDIQAESIPLILGGGDVLMAAETGSGKTGAFSIPVIQIVYETLKDQMEGKKGKATIKTGGAVLNKWQMNPYDRGTAFAIGSDGLCCQSREVKEWHGCRATRGVTKGKYYYEVSCHDQGLCRVGWSTMQASLDLGTDKFGFGFGGTGKKSHNKQFDSYGEEFTMHDTIGCYLDIDKGQIKFSKNGKDLGLAFEIPPHIRNQALFAACVLKNAELKFNFGEEDFKYPPKDGYIGLCKAPDGSVVKSQHSGNAQVVQTQNLPNAPKALIVEPSRELAEQTLNNVKQFKKYVDNPKLRELLIIGGVAARDQLSVLEQGVDIVVGTPGRLDDLVSTGKLNLSQVRFLVLDEADGLLLQGYSDFINRIHSQIPQITSDGKRLQVIVCSATLHSFDVKKLSEKIMHFPTWVDLKGEDSVPETVHHVVVLVNPKADKLWERLGKNHIRTDEVHAKDNTRPGANTPEMWSEAIKILKGEYTVRAIKEHKMDQAIIFCRTKIDCDNMEQYFIQQGGGPDRKGHQFSCVCLHGDRKPQERKQNLERFKRGDVRFLICTDVAARGIDIHGVPYVINVTLPDEKQNYVHRIGRVGRAERMGLAISLVAKEKEKVWYHVCSSRGKGCYNTRLKEEGGCTIWYNEMQLLGEIEEHLNCTIAQVEPDIKVPVDDFDGKVTYGQKRALGGGLYKGHVDILAPTVQELAALEKEAQTSFLHLGYLPNQLFRTF, from the exons ATGGCGGCGTTTTCGG AAATGGGTGTTATGCCTGAGATAGCTCAAGCAGTGGAAGAGATGGACTGGCT TCTTCCTACAGATATCCAAGCAGAATCTATCCCACTGATCCTGGGAGGTGGTGATGTACTTATG GCTGCTGAAACAGGGAGTGGAAAAACTGGT GCTTTTAGCATTCCAGTTATCCAGATTGTTTATGAAACGCTGAAGGACCAGATGGAAGGCAAGAAAGGGAAAGCAACTATTAAAACTGGTGGGGCAG TGCTGAATAAATGGCAAATGAACCCGTATGATAGAGGAACAGCTTTTG CGATTGGATCAGACGGTTTGTGTTGTCAAAGCAGAGAGGTAAAAGAATGGCATGGATGCAGAGCAACTAGAGGCGTGACGAAAG gGAAATACTACTATGAAGTTTCCTGTCATGACCAAGGCTTGTGCAGAGTTGGTTGGTCAACTATGCAGGCTTCGCTAGATTTGG GCACTGATAAATTTGGCTTTGGCTTTGGTGGCACTGGTAAGAAGTCTCACAACAAGCAATTTGACAGCTACGGTGAG gAATTCACCATGCATGATACAATTGGGTGTTATCTAGACATAGATAAAGGAcaaataaaattttccaaaaatg ggaaggACCTTGGCCTTGCGTTTGAAATCCCACCACACATACGGAACCAAGCACTTTTTGCAGCTTGTGTACTGAAG AATGCTGAATTGAAATTCAATTTTGGTGAAGAAGACTTCAAGTATCCACCAAAAGATGGCTATATTGGTCTTTGCAAGGCTCCTGATGGTAGTGTTGTAAAATCACAACACTCAG gaAATGCACAAGTGGTTCAAACACAGAATCTTCCAAATGCTCCAAAAGCATTGATTGTAGAACCCTCAAGAGAACTGGCAGAACAAACTTTGAACAATGTGAAGCAGTTCAAAAAATATGTTGATAATCCCAAATTAAG GGAACTGTTGATTATTGGTGGTGTTGCTGCAAGAGATCAACTCTCTGTACTGGAACAAGGA GTGGATATTGTTGTTGGAACTCCTGGACGACTGGATGACCTGGTCTCAACAGGAAAGCTTAATTTATCTCAAGTTAGATTCCTGGTTCTGGATGAGGCT GATGGCCTTCTCCTCCAAGGTTATTCAGACTTCATAAACAGGATCCATAGTCAAATTCCTCAGATAACTTCAGACGGAAAAAGACTTCAG gtgATTGTGTGCTCTGCAACGCTGCATTCTTTTGATGTGAAAAAACTATCTGAAAAGATCATGCATTTTCCCACCTGGGTTGATTTGAAAGGAGAAGATTCTGTCCCTGAAACCGTACACCACGTAGTTGTGCTTGTAAATCCAAAAGCTGACAAACTCTGGGAAAGGCTCGGCAAGAATCATATCAGA actgATGAAGTACATGCAAAAGACAACACACGACCTGGCGCTAACACTCCAG AAATGTGGTCTGAAGCTATTAAAATTCTAAAAGGAGAATACACCGTTCGGGCTATCAAAGAACACAAGATGGACCAAGCCATTATTTTCTGCAGGACTAAAATTGATTGTGATAATATGGAGCAGTACTTCATCCAACAGGGCGGAG GCCCTGACAGGAAGGGACATCAGTTTTCATGTGTCTGTCTGCATGGTGACAGAAAACCtcaagaaagaaagcaaaacctggAAAGATTTAAG AGAGGAGATGTCCGTTTCTTGATCTGCACAGATGTTGCTGCTAGAGGAATTGATATTCATGGTGTTCCGTATG TTATCAACGTCACACTCCCTGATGAAAAACAGAACTACGTTCATAGAATTGGGAGAGTAGGCAGAGCTGAGAG GATGGGTCTGGCAATCTCCCTTgtggcaaaagagaaagaaaag GTTTGGTATCATGTGTGCAGTAGCCGTGGAAAAGGGTGTTACAATACTCGactgaaggaagaaggaggttgTACCATATGGTACAATGAGATGCAG ttgctgGGGGAAATTGAAGAACACTTAAACTGCACTATTGCCCAAGTTGAACCAGACATAAAAGTGCCAGTAGATGATTTTGATGGGAAAGTTACATATGGGCAGAAAAGAGCTCTGGGTG GTGGACTCTATAAAGGCCATGTGGATATTCTGGCACCTACAGTACAAGAGTTGGCTGCCCTTGAAAAGGAGGCTCAGACATCTTTCTTGCATCTTGGCTATCTTCCTAACCAGCTGTTCAGAACATTCTGA
- the DDX1 gene encoding ATP-dependent RNA helicase DDX1 isoform X2 codes for MAAFSEMGVMPEIAQAVEEMDWLLPTDIQAESIPLILGGGDVLMAFSIPVIQIVYETLKDQMEGKKGKATIKTGGAVLNKWQMNPYDRGTAFAIGSDGLCCQSREVKEWHGCRATRGVTKGKYYYEVSCHDQGLCRVGWSTMQASLDLGTDKFGFGFGGTGKKSHNKQFDSYGEEFTMHDTIGCYLDIDKGQIKFSKNGKDLGLAFEIPPHIRNQALFAACVLKNAELKFNFGEEDFKYPPKDGYIGLCKAPDGSVVKSQHSGNAQVVQTQNLPNAPKALIVEPSRELAEQTLNNVKQFKKYVDNPKLRELLIIGGVAARDQLSVLEQGVDIVVGTPGRLDDLVSTGKLNLSQVRFLVLDEADGLLLQGYSDFINRIHSQIPQITSDGKRLQVIVCSATLHSFDVKKLSEKIMHFPTWVDLKGEDSVPETVHHVVVLVNPKADKLWERLGKNHIRTDEVHAKDNTRPGANTPEMWSEAIKILKGEYTVRAIKEHKMDQAIIFCRTKIDCDNMEQYFIQQGGGPDRKGHQFSCVCLHGDRKPQERKQNLERFKRGDVRFLICTDVAARGIDIHGVPYVINVTLPDEKQNYVHRIGRVGRAERMGLAISLVAKEKEKVWYHVCSSRGKGCYNTRLKEEGGCTIWYNEMQLLGEIEEHLNCTIAQVEPDIKVPVDDFDGKVTYGQKRALGGGLYKGHVDILAPTVQELAALEKEAQTSFLHLGYLPNQLFRTF; via the exons ATGGCGGCGTTTTCGG AAATGGGTGTTATGCCTGAGATAGCTCAAGCAGTGGAAGAGATGGACTGGCT TCTTCCTACAGATATCCAAGCAGAATCTATCCCACTGATCCTGGGAGGTGGTGATGTACTTATG GCTTTTAGCATTCCAGTTATCCAGATTGTTTATGAAACGCTGAAGGACCAGATGGAAGGCAAGAAAGGGAAAGCAACTATTAAAACTGGTGGGGCAG TGCTGAATAAATGGCAAATGAACCCGTATGATAGAGGAACAGCTTTTG CGATTGGATCAGACGGTTTGTGTTGTCAAAGCAGAGAGGTAAAAGAATGGCATGGATGCAGAGCAACTAGAGGCGTGACGAAAG gGAAATACTACTATGAAGTTTCCTGTCATGACCAAGGCTTGTGCAGAGTTGGTTGGTCAACTATGCAGGCTTCGCTAGATTTGG GCACTGATAAATTTGGCTTTGGCTTTGGTGGCACTGGTAAGAAGTCTCACAACAAGCAATTTGACAGCTACGGTGAG gAATTCACCATGCATGATACAATTGGGTGTTATCTAGACATAGATAAAGGAcaaataaaattttccaaaaatg ggaaggACCTTGGCCTTGCGTTTGAAATCCCACCACACATACGGAACCAAGCACTTTTTGCAGCTTGTGTACTGAAG AATGCTGAATTGAAATTCAATTTTGGTGAAGAAGACTTCAAGTATCCACCAAAAGATGGCTATATTGGTCTTTGCAAGGCTCCTGATGGTAGTGTTGTAAAATCACAACACTCAG gaAATGCACAAGTGGTTCAAACACAGAATCTTCCAAATGCTCCAAAAGCATTGATTGTAGAACCCTCAAGAGAACTGGCAGAACAAACTTTGAACAATGTGAAGCAGTTCAAAAAATATGTTGATAATCCCAAATTAAG GGAACTGTTGATTATTGGTGGTGTTGCTGCAAGAGATCAACTCTCTGTACTGGAACAAGGA GTGGATATTGTTGTTGGAACTCCTGGACGACTGGATGACCTGGTCTCAACAGGAAAGCTTAATTTATCTCAAGTTAGATTCCTGGTTCTGGATGAGGCT GATGGCCTTCTCCTCCAAGGTTATTCAGACTTCATAAACAGGATCCATAGTCAAATTCCTCAGATAACTTCAGACGGAAAAAGACTTCAG gtgATTGTGTGCTCTGCAACGCTGCATTCTTTTGATGTGAAAAAACTATCTGAAAAGATCATGCATTTTCCCACCTGGGTTGATTTGAAAGGAGAAGATTCTGTCCCTGAAACCGTACACCACGTAGTTGTGCTTGTAAATCCAAAAGCTGACAAACTCTGGGAAAGGCTCGGCAAGAATCATATCAGA actgATGAAGTACATGCAAAAGACAACACACGACCTGGCGCTAACACTCCAG AAATGTGGTCTGAAGCTATTAAAATTCTAAAAGGAGAATACACCGTTCGGGCTATCAAAGAACACAAGATGGACCAAGCCATTATTTTCTGCAGGACTAAAATTGATTGTGATAATATGGAGCAGTACTTCATCCAACAGGGCGGAG GCCCTGACAGGAAGGGACATCAGTTTTCATGTGTCTGTCTGCATGGTGACAGAAAACCtcaagaaagaaagcaaaacctggAAAGATTTAAG AGAGGAGATGTCCGTTTCTTGATCTGCACAGATGTTGCTGCTAGAGGAATTGATATTCATGGTGTTCCGTATG TTATCAACGTCACACTCCCTGATGAAAAACAGAACTACGTTCATAGAATTGGGAGAGTAGGCAGAGCTGAGAG GATGGGTCTGGCAATCTCCCTTgtggcaaaagagaaagaaaag GTTTGGTATCATGTGTGCAGTAGCCGTGGAAAAGGGTGTTACAATACTCGactgaaggaagaaggaggttgTACCATATGGTACAATGAGATGCAG ttgctgGGGGAAATTGAAGAACACTTAAACTGCACTATTGCCCAAGTTGAACCAGACATAAAAGTGCCAGTAGATGATTTTGATGGGAAAGTTACATATGGGCAGAAAAGAGCTCTGGGTG GTGGACTCTATAAAGGCCATGTGGATATTCTGGCACCTACAGTACAAGAGTTGGCTGCCCTTGAAAAGGAGGCTCAGACATCTTTCTTGCATCTTGGCTATCTTCCTAACCAGCTGTTCAGAACATTCTGA